The genome window TTCTGGTGATTCAAGGTTGGCACAAAAAACAAAATGAAGAGAGACGGACAGCAACTGTTTGCCACTATACGAATGGTAACTATCTTACTTGCCAGTTAGTTCCTTACCATTCGTAAAGCAAATATAGGCAGATATTTATCGCAACAATTACGTCGCCGTGTATTTAACGTAAAATTCATTTTTGATATACGATAATTCTTACAAAACAGATGAGTACCTAACAAAAGTAGTACACAAAATACCGTAATCAACTGTATACAATCAGGATTAAACGGTTTGGCCAGCCCATCTCCGGCCTTAATCATTTACGCTACTAAACGGCCTTACGCGGATGTAGCGCAAAAAACGCTACCTGGGCACGTAAGGTAGTTCACGACCGATAGCCGTATTTCCTTACTTACCCAAGTAGCGTCCGTTCTACTGTTATACCATTTACCTAGTCTTCGGTAGTGACGAATAATTGTGGTTTGGGCGATTCGATGCCGTCTTTACCGAACTGCCGGGCCACATTCTCGAGCATGTAGTAATAGGTCGCCCAATACGTTTCGCTCTTTGTCCAGACCCGCACATCGTAGTCGCGCGAGTTGGCGTTCAGTTTGGCGATCAGTACATCGTGTGCCCGATCCTTAAGCGCATAGGGACAGCCATCGACAACATTCTGAAAACAGGCTTTTGTACTATCCAGATCGTTCTGGCTGCCTACCGTATATACCTGATCAACCCGAATAATCCCCCTGGTGCTGATGTTAACAATTGACGTTGTTGATAATGGACCGTTCGGCAGAATAATCGTCTTGTTATCCAGCGTGACAAGAATGGTGTCAAAGATCCGAATGGCTTCCACGCTGCCCGTAAACCCCTGCGTCGAAACTAGATCGCCAACCCGAAACGGCTTGAACGTCAGAATCAGAACGCCCCCCGCGAAGTTGGCTAAACTACCCTGCAAGGCCAAACCGACGGCTAATCCGGCCGCACCAATAATCGCCACAAACGATGTTGTTTCAACGCCCAGTGTACTGGCGATACTGAGAAGCAGCAGCACGCGCAAAACGGCGTTGAGCAGCGACAGCAGGAATGGTTGAACGTCGCGATCGACGTGCCGTTTCGTCATCACAGACGAGAGTAGCTTTGTCACCCAGCCAATGAGCCAGAGTCCGATAATGAGGGTCACGATAGCCAGCAAGATGCGGCCACCGTAGAGCGTAGCAAAAGTAAGCACCTGATCGTAGATGCGCTGGGCATTCGTTTGCGCCTGTTCCATACCTAGTGAAGGGGATTGATTCCACAGTCAGACGTGAACAGGCTGACTAAGTAACTCACTGAAACGCATGTTCCTTAGTACATTTATCCATCCCCTCACTCATCAAAGCCACTTTTTCCGGCGGAATATCCAGACCGTCAGGGCCGACGATAATACCATCATAGCCAGCGCAAACGCATAGCCGTATTTCCAGTGGATTTCCGGCATCTCATCGAAGTTCATACCCCAGATACTGGCCAGCAACGTTGGTGGCAGAAATACCAGCGACACGACCGTAAAGATTTTAACGATGCGGTTTTGCTCCAGGTCAATCAAACCGAGGTAGGTATTTTGTAGAAACTCCAACCGTTCGAAAATGAAGTTCGTGTGATCAATCAGCGAATTTATGTCCTTAATGAGTGTCCGAAGGCGTTGCTGTTCGATGTCATTGAACCAGCCATCGGAGCGAATCATGGACGAAATAACCCGTTGTTTATCGACCACATTTTCCCGAATCGACATTGTCAATTCCTGGTAATCGTTGATATTCAGCAGCATTTCGCGATCAAGGTTCGCGTCGAGGTCGAGCATCCGGTTGATCGCTTTGATTTCGCTGGATACCATCTCGATCAGGTCAGCGTCGTAATCGATCCGTGATTCAAAAATTGAGATCAGAATTTGCGCGCCGTCGCTGAACACCGCCCGACGCGATTTGATCCGTTTGACCGTGTCGGCAAATGATTTCAGATCGGCGTTACGATAGGTGAACAGCGTGTCATCTTTGAGCAGAAAACTGACCGGAACCGTCACGTACCGCTGTTCTTTATCGGGAATCAGGAAGTTGGAATTGGCAATCAGGAAATCGTCCTCTTCAATGTACCGGGAACTGCTTTCGATTTCCAGCTGCTCCTGCTGGCTCAGAAAGTCCACATCAAATTTTTCCTCGACGCTCTTGATTTCGCTGGGCGTTGGATTTTGCAGGTCAACCCAAAGCGTTCGTGCCGTATCCGAAAAAGAGTCAATATCGCGGACTTTGCGGACGGAGGTTTCATCAAGCTGAAAAATACGAATCATGAAGTTGAGTGCAGCCAGTTATTATGGCTGCAAAGTTCACAAAAAAACGGAGCAGTGGCTAACTGCTCCGTTTTTAAACAAATTAATAACATAGACTAAGCACCTATTTCTGCTCGTATTTGTCTTTGTAGGTTTTGTATAGCCGCTTGTGCCGATCGTCAAGATTCACCTTGCGGCCCTGGATAAATACCTGCTCAACAACGTTGGTACGCATGTCGAGCGCGTCGCCTGCCGATACGAACAGCGTAGCCTGTTTGCCTTTTTCCAATGTACCGGCCACGTTGTCGATGCCCAGAATTTTGGCGTTGTTCGAGGTAATGAGCTTCAGGGCTTCTTCCTTATCAGCGATGCCAAAGCCGGAAGCTGTTCCGGCCAGAAAGGCCAGATTGCGCGTCCGCCACCAGCCATCGGCGTAGCTAAGGCCAACGAGTACACCCGCTTTGTGCAAAATGCCCGGCATCCGATACGGCAGGTCAACATCTTCATCTTCGCGGTTTGGCAACCGGTGCAGTTCGCTCAGGATGACGGGGACATTGTTGTCCTTCAGAAAGCTCACGACCCGATTGGCTTCTTCGCCCCCAACGATGACCACTTTAGGAATACCGAGCGATTTGGCAAATAGCACCCCTTCGACAATATCTTTACCATAATCGGCCCGAACGAAGAGAGTCTGCTTGCCCGAAAACAAACCGCGCATGGCTTCCAGTTTCAGGTTCATCGACGACGGATTCGACAGTGCTGCGTAGGCTTTCGCATCGTTGAAGGTAGCCTGCAACGCGCTGATCGCTTCGGTCCGCTTCGAGTTTTTGCGAATTGTCAGCGAGAAATCCTCAAAATTAAACTCACGGGCAAAATAGCTCGGCCAGTTGAGCCAGATACCGTCATCTTTTTTCAGAACGGCATCTTCCCAGTTCCAGCCATCGGCCATCATGATACTCGAACTACCCGACACGATGCCGCCCTGCGGAATGGCCTGCGTGAGCAGAACGCCGTTATTGCGGATCGTCGGAATGATTTCCGAGTCGGTATTATAAGCAATCAGCGAGCGAATGTTTGGGTTCAACTCCCCGATCTCCTGTTTATCAACCGTCGCCTTTACGGCCCCGATTTCCTGCAAACCCACCGTCGATGCGGGGGAAATAAAGCCGGGATACACGTGCTTACCCGACGCGCTGATCACTTCGGCACCGGCCGTTGGTGTGCTGCCATCGCCCAAAGCCGTGATGACGCCTTTGTCGAACACGATGACGCCGTTCTGGATCACCTGTCCATTGCCGACGTGAATGGTTGCACCCGTCAGCGCAATGGCCCGCTCCTGGGGTCTGGCCGGGGCCGGATTCTGGGCGTAACTCGTAAGTACCCCCAGTGTGAGTATTGATGTTAGTAGTCTTTTCATGGTATGTCTATCAGTAGAATCCGGTGCGGTCACCAGCCTATTTTTCTTCTTCCCCTTCGGCCATAAGCCCTTCGACATCTTCGCAATGCCACATCCGTGACCGGCGGAACGTCGGCCGCTGCGTAGGTGTACCGCTTGCTTTGGCCGCTAACGTTTTCTGGATCAGGCGGGCACGCTCGGCCTGCATGGCATCGCGTTTGGCATCTTCGTCTTTCAGGCTGAAGTAAATCGTCCCTTCGATCATCGTGATTTCAGGACGGGCATAAATAGACAACGGATGCGCGTTCCAGAGCACCAGATCGGCATCTTTACCGACTTTGATACTACCCATGCGGTTATCCAAATGCAACAGTTTGGCCGGGTTGAGCGTCACCATTTTCCAGGCATCTTCTTCGGGAACGCCACCGTATTCGACGGTTTTAGCCGCTTCCTGATTCAACCGGCGGGCCATTTCAGCGTCGTCGGAATTGATCGAAACGGTTACCCCCTGCTTGAACATCAGCGCAGCATTGTACGGAATGGCATCGTGTACTTCCATCTTGTAGGCCCACCAGTCCGCGAACGACGAACCGCCTACGCCATGTTTGGCCATCTTATCGGCCAGTTTGTAGCCCTCCAGAATGTGGGTGAACGTATTGACTTTGAAACCCAGCGAGTCGGCGACTTTCAGCAGCATGTTGATTTCCGACTGCACGTAGGAGTGGCAGGTAATGAACCGTTTCGAGGCCAGAATTTCGGCCAGCGCGTCCAGTTCAATGTCCCGACGCGGCACCGTTGCGGTTGCTTTTTCCTTGGCAGTCAACTTGTTGTAGCTAGTCCACCCTTTCGCATATTCCTTCGCGCGTGTGAAGTGATCCATGTATACCTGTTCCACCCCCATCCGCGACTGCGGAAAGCGAAAGCCTGCGCTTGGGTTGTTGGCCTGTTTCACGTTCTCGCCCAAGGCGAATTTGATAAAGCCATCCGCTCCTTTGATGAGCATACCTTCCGGCGACTCGCCCC of Spirosoma agri contains these proteins:
- a CDS encoding mechanosensitive ion channel family protein encodes the protein MEQAQTNAQRIYDQVLTFATLYGGRILLAIVTLIIGLWLIGWVTKLLSSVMTKRHVDRDVQPFLLSLLNAVLRVLLLLSIASTLGVETTSFVAIIGAAGLAVGLALQGSLANFAGGVLILTFKPFRVGDLVSTQGFTGSVEAIRIFDTILVTLDNKTIILPNGPLSTTSIVNISTRGIIRVDQVYTVGSQNDLDSTKACFQNVVDGCPYALKDRAHDVLIAKLNANSRDYDVRVWTKSETYWATYYYMLENVARQFGKDGIESPKPQLFVTTED
- the corA gene encoding magnesium/cobalt transporter CorA, giving the protein MIRIFQLDETSVRKVRDIDSFSDTARTLWVDLQNPTPSEIKSVEEKFDVDFLSQQEQLEIESSSRYIEEDDFLIANSNFLIPDKEQRYVTVPVSFLLKDDTLFTYRNADLKSFADTVKRIKSRRAVFSDGAQILISIFESRIDYDADLIEMVSSEIKAINRMLDLDANLDREMLLNINDYQELTMSIRENVVDKQRVISSMIRSDGWFNDIEQQRLRTLIKDINSLIDHTNFIFERLEFLQNTYLGLIDLEQNRIVKIFTVVSLVFLPPTLLASIWGMNFDEMPEIHWKYGYAFALAMMVLSSALTVWIFRRKKWL
- a CDS encoding amidohydrolase family protein; translation: MKRLLTSILTLGVLTSYAQNPAPARPQERAIALTGATIHVGNGQVIQNGVIVFDKGVITALGDGSTPTAGAEVISASGKHVYPGFISPASTVGLQEIGAVKATVDKQEIGELNPNIRSLIAYNTDSEIIPTIRNNGVLLTQAIPQGGIVSGSSSIMMADGWNWEDAVLKKDDGIWLNWPSYFAREFNFEDFSLTIRKNSKRTEAISALQATFNDAKAYAALSNPSSMNLKLEAMRGLFSGKQTLFVRADYGKDIVEGVLFAKSLGIPKVVIVGGEEANRVVSFLKDNNVPVILSELHRLPNREDEDVDLPYRMPGILHKAGVLVGLSYADGWWRTRNLAFLAGTASGFGIADKEEALKLITSNNAKILGIDNVAGTLEKGKQATLFVSAGDALDMRTNVVEQVFIQGRKVNLDDRHKRLYKTYKDKYEQK